In a genomic window of Mycolicibacterium neoaurum VKM Ac-1815D:
- a CDS encoding YciI family protein — protein sequence MFHVLNITYLKPLDVIDQSRPAHLEWLKGEVEAGRILLAGRLESQDGAVLVAADMSAEEADAIAAADPYTLAGVARYERVSFNAGFRAPGL from the coding sequence GTGTTCCACGTCCTCAACATCACCTATCTGAAACCGCTCGACGTCATCGACCAGAGCCGTCCGGCCCACCTGGAATGGTTGAAGGGCGAGGTCGAGGCAGGCCGGATTCTGCTGGCCGGCCGGCTGGAATCGCAGGACGGCGCGGTGCTCGTCGCCGCGGACATGTCGGCCGAGGAGGCCGACGCCATCGCCGCCGCCGACCCCTACACCCTGGCCGGCGTGGCCCGCTACGAGCGGGTCAGTTTCAACGCCGGATTCCGGGCACCCGGACTCTGA
- a CDS encoding NAD(P)-dependent alcohol dehydrogenase, whose protein sequence is MTTTVSAYAATSATDPLAKTTIERRDVGPHDVAFDIKFAGICHSDIHTAKAEWGTPSYPLVVGHEIAGVVTEVGSEVTKYKVGDHVGVGCMVNSCQNCENCAAGLEQYCLGTGMIGTYGATDRDGTITQGGYSQAIVVDEKFVLRIPDSIPLDKAAPLLCAGITLFSPLKHWNAGPGKEVAIVGLGGLGHMGVKLAHAMGAKVTVLSQSLKKMEDGLRLGADEYYATSDPDTFSKLAGKFDLILNTVSANLDLGQYLSLLKIDGTLVELGAPEHPLEVPFFPLAGGRRSISGSMIGGIPETQEMLDFCAEHGVTPEIEVIEASYVNEAWDRVLSSDVRYRFVIDTATI, encoded by the coding sequence ATGACCACAACCGTTTCCGCCTACGCCGCCACCTCCGCGACAGATCCGCTGGCCAAGACCACCATCGAGCGCCGTGACGTCGGCCCGCACGATGTGGCCTTCGACATCAAGTTCGCCGGCATCTGTCACAGCGACATCCACACCGCCAAGGCCGAGTGGGGCACCCCCAGCTACCCGCTCGTCGTCGGTCACGAGATCGCCGGCGTCGTCACCGAGGTCGGCTCGGAGGTCACCAAGTACAAGGTCGGCGACCACGTCGGCGTCGGCTGCATGGTGAACTCCTGCCAGAACTGCGAGAACTGCGCGGCGGGCCTGGAGCAGTACTGCCTGGGCACCGGCATGATCGGCACCTACGGCGCCACCGACCGGGACGGCACCATCACCCAGGGTGGGTACAGCCAGGCCATCGTCGTCGACGAAAAGTTCGTCCTGCGCATCCCGGACAGCATTCCGCTGGACAAGGCCGCTCCCCTGCTGTGCGCGGGCATCACGCTGTTCTCCCCGCTGAAGCACTGGAACGCCGGCCCCGGCAAGGAGGTCGCAATCGTCGGACTCGGCGGCCTCGGCCACATGGGCGTCAAGCTGGCCCACGCGATGGGCGCCAAGGTGACCGTTCTCAGCCAGTCGCTCAAGAAGATGGAAGACGGCCTGCGACTCGGCGCCGACGAGTACTACGCGACCAGCGATCCCGACACCTTCAGCAAGCTGGCCGGCAAGTTCGATCTGATCCTGAACACCGTATCGGCCAATCTCGATCTCGGTCAGTACCTCTCGCTGCTCAAGATCGATGGCACGCTGGTCGAGCTGGGAGCGCCCGAGCATCCGCTCGAGGTGCCCTTCTTCCCGCTGGCAGGTGGCCGACGCAGCATCTCCGGCTCGATGATCGGCGGTATCCCGGAGACCCAGGAGATGCTCGATTTCTGCGCCGAACACGGCGTCACCCCGGAGATCGAGGTCATCGAGGCGTCCTACGTCAACGAGGCCTGGGACCGCGTGCTCTCCAGCGATGTGCGGTACCGGTTCGTGATCGACACCGCCACGATCTAG
- a CDS encoding DUF6498-containing protein, whose protein sequence is MNRVVHLVSMLGVIAVPVFGWFTQDWSGATTLAVYWFETVAATLFILGRIALHQRWSPKRGHFDYNAPGNEDGRYRYTVNGRRRRGQPLSTYMSSFAVISLSFSAVHGVFLGAVLLLLNHNGVGHLVQVDWRSVGLGCLSVFAFMAVDFLVDLTQLRTWPFRQLEQIGSQVLGRVMVVHMTLLIGFVAIAVTDAPTAFFGVFVVLKTMAQLSDALPQWKPARPPAWLGNILNRLPNVHPGKKFEDFWAEEQTEERQRVAGNERPWHPHS, encoded by the coding sequence GTGAACCGCGTCGTGCACCTGGTGTCCATGCTCGGGGTGATCGCGGTGCCCGTGTTCGGGTGGTTCACCCAGGACTGGTCCGGTGCGACGACGCTGGCGGTGTACTGGTTCGAGACGGTAGCCGCCACACTGTTCATCCTCGGCCGGATCGCACTGCACCAACGCTGGTCACCCAAGCGCGGTCACTTCGACTACAACGCACCCGGCAACGAGGACGGTCGTTACCGCTACACCGTCAACGGGCGGCGACGCAGGGGCCAACCGTTGTCGACCTACATGTCCAGCTTCGCGGTCATCAGCCTGAGCTTCTCCGCGGTGCACGGTGTCTTCCTGGGCGCGGTGCTGTTGCTGCTGAACCACAACGGTGTCGGGCACCTGGTACAGGTCGATTGGCGCAGCGTCGGTCTCGGCTGCCTGTCCGTGTTCGCCTTCATGGCGGTCGATTTCCTGGTGGATCTGACCCAGCTGCGCACCTGGCCGTTCCGACAGCTTGAGCAGATCGGCAGCCAAGTTCTCGGTCGCGTCATGGTCGTGCACATGACCCTGTTGATCGGGTTCGTCGCCATCGCCGTCACCGATGCACCGACCGCCTTCTTCGGGGTGTTCGTCGTCCTGAAGACCATGGCACAGTTGAGTGACGCACTGCCGCAGTGGAAACCCGCACGGCCACCCGCATGGCTCGGCAACATCCTCAATCGTCTCCCGAATGTGCACCCCGGCAAGAAGTTCGAGGACTTCTGGGCCGAGGAACAGACCGAGGAACGGCAGCGGGTCGCGGGTAACGAACGCCCGTGGCACCCGCACTCGTGA